Proteins from one Panthera leo isolate Ple1 chromosome D1, P.leo_Ple1_pat1.1, whole genome shotgun sequence genomic window:
- the LOC122200186 gene encoding olfactory receptor 5A1 has translation MSTAKAWNSSSVTMFIFLGFADHPELQTLLFVTFLGIYLVTLAWNLALIFLIRGDPRLHTPMYFFLSNLSFIDICYSSTVAPKMLTDFFREQKTISFLGCAAQFFFFVSMGLTECFLLTAMAYDRYAAISNPLLYTAIMSQGLCTRMVLGAYVGGFLSSLIQASSIFQLHFCGPNIINHFFCDLPPVLALSCSDTFPSQVVNFLVVVTIGGTSFLILIISYSYIGTAVLKIRSVEGRKKAFSTCASHLMVVTLLFGTALFMYLRPSSSYSLGRDKVVSVFYSLVIPMLNPLIYSLRNREIKDALWKVLEKKKLFS, from the coding sequence ATGTCCACAGCTAAGGCCTGGAATAGCTCTTCAGTAACCATGTTCATCTTCCTGGGATTTGCAGACCATCCAGAACTCCAGACCCTTCTCTTTGTGACCTTCCTGGGTATCTATCTTGTGACACTGGCCTGGAACCTGGCCCTCATCTTTTTGATCAGAGGTGACCCCCGTCTGCAcacacccatgtacttcttcctcagcaACTTGTCTTTCATCGACATCTGCTACTCTTCTACAGTGGCCCCCAAGATGCTCACTGATTTCTTCCGGGAGCAAAAGACCATATCATTCTTGGGCTGTGctgctcagttttttttctttgtcagtatGGGTCTTACTGAGTGCTTCCTCCTGACTGCCATGGCATACGACAGATACGCAGCCATCTCCAATCCCCTGCTCTACACAGCCATCATGTCCCAGGGCCTCTGCACACGCATGGTGCTTGGGGCATATGTTGGTGGCTTCCTGAGCTCCCTGATCCAGGCCAGCTCCATATTTCAGCTTCACTTCTGCGGACCCAACATTATCAATCATTTCTTCTGTGACCTCCCTCCAGTACTGGCACTTTCTTGCTCTGACACCTTTCCTAGTCAAGTGGTGAATTTTCTCGTGGTAGTCACTATTGGGGGGACATCGTTCCTCATCCTCATCATCTCCTACAGTTACATAGGAACTGCTGTCTTGAAAATCCGTTCAGTGGAAGGCCGAAAGAAAGCCTTCAGCACATGTGCCTCACACTTGATGGTGGTGACTCTGTTGTTTGGGACGGCCCTTTTCATGTACCTGAGACCCAGCTCCAGCTACTCGCTTGGCAGGGACAAGGTAGTGTCTGTGTTCTATTCACTGGTGATCCCCATGCTGAACCCTCTCATTTACagtttgaggaacagagagatcaAAGATGCCCTATGGAAGGTGTTGGAGAAGAAGAAACTGTTTTCCTAG